The Triticum urartu cultivar G1812 unplaced genomic scaffold, Tu2.1 TuUngrouped_contig_7593, whole genome shotgun sequence genome includes the window GGTGGTGGCGCGGCCGCCCCGCGGCTgacggccccccccccccccccgccgggGGGCGAGGGGAGCGAGGGTGGTGGCGCGGCCGCCCCGCGGCTgacggccccccccccccccccgccgggGGGCGAGGGGAGCGAGGGTGGTGGCGCGGCCGCCCCGAGTCTGACGGCCCACCGTCCTCCTCCGCTCCTGCCTCCACTGCTCCGCCGGCACCGGAGCCAAGACGCCGGTGCGTGATGCAGAGTCAGGGGCGGAAGGTGACGGGACGACGAGGAGCGACGCCCCCCTCAGCGCGAGAGGGATGAGGGAGAGCAGTACGAGAATCTTGACGCAGTTCATGCCGGcggctccctctctctctttctctctcggCGTAGATATTGGTTGGGGCGGCGGAGTGAGCGGATATATGGGAGCGGCCGGTGAGTGAGAGGAGACGACAGTGGCGAGCATTGGCGTTGGTTGGCAACTTGCGTAAATGCGTAATCGGCAATGATGGACGGAATGGATGCAGTCATGCGGAGAGAGAAGAAACAGAGAGTGATTTGACGtaggagggagggaggggggagCAATGAGCCAAAGGGGGAGCAGCTTTCTAGAGGAGCAAGTGAGCCCAGCGTCGCGTATTATTCGTACCGGTTTTCGATTGGACGGGTGAGGAATCATGAAATGACAGTGGCATCCCTCACTGGCTCACTGGCTCTCGCTCTCTCCTCCCGAAATAACTAAGTTGATGCGTGCAAAATAGTGGCATCCTGGCTTAACCCATGACACTGTCAGGGCATGATTGTTATGTGGAGGTGGATTCAGGGTGAGTAGTTCAGGATAGATCTAGGTTCTCATGGAGTGGAGTACCCACAAAAAGAAAAAGGTACTCATGGAGTAGTAGAGGTGTTATGTTGATGTACCAACTCATGGTTgatgaatagattggaagtttTCTCGGAAAAAAAACAATTCACGGTGAAGGGTTGATACTTTTCTCCCTATAACATATTGATGAACATGCTTGTGCGTACTCGAGAAAAAAAGATTATAGCTGTGGCGTGACGATGAAGAAAAGAGAAGGCCTATACTAAAGACATCTTCAAGAATTTGTGCTTCAGTTCTGCAAAAAAAAATGTTTCTGCTAGAAGGGGATTCTTTGGAGAGTAGGAAATGGCCGAAGCATCAAAATTTGGCGTGACAACTGGATTCCTAGACCATTCAGTTTCAAACCGGTTACCACTCAGGGCACATGCAGAATCAGGTTTGTGGCGGATCTGCTTAATCCTAACGGCTCTTGGAATCTGGCCTTACTTCAACAATACTTCCTCCTAGCTGATGTTGTGGAAATCTCTAAAATTAGAGCATCCCCGAGACAGGAGGAAGACATCATTGCTTGGGGGCCAGGCAA containing:
- the LOC125531606 gene encoding uncharacterized protein LOC125531606, whose translation is MLATVVSSHSPAAPIYPLTPPPQPISTPREKEREGAAGMNCVKILVLLSLIPLALRGASLLVVPSPSAPDSASRTGVLAPVPAEQWRQERRRTVGRQTRGGRATTLPRGGRATTIAPFAPRRFGGFFRDDKRFAPTGSNPLHNL